In a single window of the Rhizobium tropici CIAT 899 genome:
- a CDS encoding FAD-containing oxidoreductase has protein sequence MSPDTFDAIIIGAGQAGPSLAGRLNDAGMKVAIIERHLVGGTCVNTGCKPTKTLVASAYAAHTARRGSEYGFTIGGPIEIDMRAVAARARKIILDSRAGNESWLAGMSNVELIRGHARFIASHTIAVGERELTAPLIFVNVGGRANIPNAPGVGEVPLLTNTDIVALEKLPRHLVVVGGSYIGLEFAQMYRRFGSEVTIVERSDRLIAREDPDVSDEIRAILEREGVTIRLGADCIGFERRGDEIAVSVNCESNNAPVIGSHVLMAVGRRPNTDDLGLDKAGIDTDGQGYITVDDRLQTNIPGVYALGDCNGRGAFTHTAYNDFEIVAANLLDGEDRTVDQRIVGYALYIDPPLARVGMTDAAAEKSGRRLLFSKRPMSRVGRAVEKGESQGFMKIVADADTRQILGAAILGTGGDEAIHGVLDMMHAGQTIDTFRWALPIHPTVSELLPTLLLDLKNRGS, from the coding sequence ATGAGCCCCGATACTTTCGACGCCATCATCATCGGTGCAGGACAAGCCGGACCGTCACTTGCCGGACGTTTGAACGATGCCGGCATGAAGGTGGCCATCATTGAGCGACATCTCGTTGGTGGCACCTGCGTCAATACCGGCTGCAAACCGACTAAGACGCTTGTTGCAAGTGCCTATGCCGCACATACCGCGCGCCGCGGGTCGGAGTATGGCTTTACCATCGGTGGCCCTATCGAAATCGACATGCGGGCAGTCGCCGCACGGGCACGCAAAATCATCCTCGACTCGCGAGCCGGGAATGAAAGCTGGCTTGCCGGAATGTCAAACGTCGAGTTGATCCGAGGCCATGCGCGTTTTATAGCATCCCACACGATAGCGGTTGGCGAGCGGGAGCTGACGGCGCCGCTGATATTCGTGAATGTTGGTGGCCGGGCGAATATTCCTAATGCACCGGGGGTTGGCGAGGTGCCTCTCCTCACTAATACTGACATCGTGGCATTGGAGAAGCTTCCCAGACACCTCGTCGTGGTCGGCGGAAGCTACATCGGTCTTGAATTTGCGCAGATGTACCGCCGTTTTGGATCCGAGGTGACGATCGTGGAACGCAGTGATCGATTGATCGCGCGTGAGGATCCTGATGTCTCCGACGAGATCCGCGCTATCCTCGAGCGCGAAGGCGTGACTATAAGGCTGGGAGCCGACTGTATCGGCTTTGAGCGACGTGGCGATGAGATAGCCGTATCGGTGAATTGTGAGAGCAACAACGCGCCCGTGATCGGCAGCCACGTCCTGATGGCGGTCGGCCGGCGACCGAATACCGATGATCTCGGCCTGGATAAAGCCGGGATCGACACGGATGGTCAAGGTTATATCACCGTTGACGATCGTCTCCAGACAAACATTCCCGGCGTTTATGCCCTAGGCGACTGTAACGGACGCGGAGCTTTTACGCATACGGCCTACAACGACTTTGAGATCGTTGCGGCCAATCTCCTCGACGGCGAAGATCGCACTGTTGATCAGCGCATTGTCGGCTACGCTCTCTACATCGACCCACCTCTTGCTAGAGTTGGCATGACCGACGCGGCTGCGGAAAAGAGCGGCCGTCGTCTCTTGTTCTCGAAGCGTCCGATGTCACGTGTCGGCCGAGCCGTCGAAAAGGGAGAGAGCCAGGGGTTCATGAAAATTGTGGCGGACGCTGACACTCGGCAGATTTTGGGCGCAGCAATCCTCGGCACCGGTGGGGACGAAGCCATCCACGGCGTACTCGATATGATGCATGCCGGCCAGACGATCGACACGTTTCGCTGGGCCTTGCCCATCCATCCGACCGTCTCCGAGCTCTTGCCGACTTTGTTGTTGGACCTCAAGAATCGTGGGTCGTGA
- a CDS encoding LysR family transcriptional regulator has protein sequence MMRGSLAELEAVLAVSSQGGFRAAARELGISSSSLSQQIAALETRMGVRLFNRSTRSVVLSAAGEQFVASVGPALEAIRSAVEHVDEHRAEATGTLRINTSVGATRMILTPLILEYMRRNPLMSVEIVTEGALVDVNAKGFDAGIRIREAVPPDMVVVPIGDSIRPAIVGSVEYFRRYGKPQVPVDLHDHHCIRARMASGAIYRWEFERRGETFALDVPGKLTLDDSDLMLRAARNGAGLAYLNEWQIADDVAAGRLEQVLADWTPPYPGLCLYYPGRRNIPAKLRHFVDLIKALREKMDVGRPPSI, from the coding sequence ATGATGCGTGGCTCTCTTGCCGAACTCGAGGCGGTCCTCGCCGTTTCTTCCCAAGGTGGTTTTCGAGCTGCGGCTCGCGAACTGGGAATTTCCTCATCATCCCTCAGCCAGCAGATCGCCGCGCTGGAGACGCGCATGGGTGTCAGACTGTTCAATCGCTCGACGCGGAGCGTGGTCCTTTCAGCAGCAGGTGAACAGTTCGTGGCAAGCGTCGGTCCGGCGCTGGAGGCGATCCGCAGCGCCGTCGAGCACGTCGACGAGCACCGAGCGGAAGCGACGGGCACCTTGCGCATCAACACCTCGGTCGGTGCGACCCGGATGATCCTGACGCCGCTGATCCTGGAATACATGCGCCGGAACCCGCTGATGTCGGTGGAGATCGTCACCGAGGGCGCACTGGTCGACGTCAACGCAAAGGGCTTCGATGCCGGAATAAGGATCCGGGAGGCTGTTCCCCCTGACATGGTGGTCGTTCCAATCGGCGACAGCATCCGCCCTGCCATCGTCGGATCGGTCGAATACTTCCGACGCTATGGAAAGCCACAGGTTCCGGTTGACCTTCACGATCACCATTGTATCCGCGCCCGAATGGCGAGCGGCGCGATCTACCGCTGGGAGTTCGAGCGAAGGGGAGAGACTTTCGCGCTCGACGTTCCGGGCAAGCTCACGCTTGATGACAGCGATCTGATGCTCCGGGCGGCCCGCAATGGAGCCGGACTTGCCTATCTGAACGAATGGCAGATCGCCGACGATGTGGCCGCTGGAAGGCTGGAGCAAGTCCTCGCCGATTGGACCCCGCCATACCCGGGGCTGTGTCTCTACTATCCGGGAAGACGGAACATCCCGGCGAAACTCCGCCACTTCGTCGACTTGATCAAGGCGCTGCGGGAAAAAATGGACGTTGGGAGACCTCCTTCAATTTAG
- a CDS encoding sensor histidine kinase: protein MRQPSLKWVLVSRLVTLQACIIAIIPLMITAVLWSTGYLLNDYEGASIDVLAEAVERGVTGGLMLRETPALGSLRANEPDLWFAIRDREGHRLQEGNIPPAYLPAIAMLDQLSDARLSKQPELAGKPDAVIKWVDSPAGRVQILTGTKGQMSLQRLVRTMSRGLVSLILPVIVLVALTTSLATPLVVRRALAGLRRIVQQAAHIEFDKRGTQLQANDVPIEINALVGAVNDALRRLDVGYERHQHFLAQAAHELRTPIAILNARISALPAGSDRRNLLEDAARLTTLAGQLLDLQRLDQKRDHFLPVNLTAIAKQVLFDLGPLALGAGYEVSFEPEVDEVLVIGDHTSLERALTNLVQNAIDHGGRQGRISVRVSKEHFVDVSDEGKGVAWDAREQIFEPFNRLGPDGRGAGLGLNLVREIMELHGGTVAVVNAGSKGACVRMTFPCEGIADGGAQSA, encoded by the coding sequence ATGCGCCAACCCTCGCTGAAATGGGTGCTGGTCAGCAGGCTGGTAACGCTGCAGGCATGCATAATCGCGATCATACCGCTGATGATCACAGCTGTGCTCTGGAGCACCGGCTACCTGCTCAATGATTATGAGGGCGCCAGCATAGACGTGCTCGCCGAAGCGGTCGAACGGGGCGTGACGGGCGGACTGATGCTGCGGGAGACCCCAGCACTTGGCTCTCTTCGTGCCAACGAACCTGACCTGTGGTTTGCGATCCGCGATCGCGAAGGACATCGCCTGCAAGAGGGCAACATTCCTCCCGCCTATCTGCCTGCTATCGCGATGCTCGACCAACTCAGCGACGCACGCCTTAGCAAGCAACCTGAACTCGCCGGGAAACCCGACGCCGTGATCAAATGGGTCGACAGCCCTGCCGGTCGGGTTCAGATTCTGACGGGCACGAAAGGACAGATGTCCTTGCAGCGGCTGGTAAGAACCATGTCGCGTGGGCTGGTCTCGCTCATTCTGCCCGTGATCGTGCTTGTGGCTTTGACGACCTCGCTTGCCACGCCACTGGTGGTGCGGCGCGCTTTGGCGGGTCTCCGGCGGATCGTACAACAGGCCGCTCACATAGAGTTCGACAAGCGCGGCACTCAGCTACAGGCGAATGATGTGCCCATCGAAATCAACGCACTTGTCGGTGCAGTCAATGATGCGCTGCGTCGTCTCGACGTCGGCTATGAGCGACATCAGCATTTCCTGGCACAGGCGGCCCATGAACTGCGCACACCAATCGCCATTTTGAACGCACGCATTTCGGCCCTGCCTGCTGGTTCAGACAGGCGTAACCTGCTGGAAGATGCGGCACGTCTGACGACACTTGCCGGTCAGTTGCTCGATCTCCAGCGCCTCGACCAGAAGCGCGATCACTTCTTGCCGGTTAATCTGACCGCTATAGCCAAGCAGGTGCTATTCGACCTCGGTCCCCTGGCGCTCGGTGCCGGCTATGAGGTGAGCTTCGAACCGGAAGTCGACGAGGTGCTGGTGATCGGCGACCACACTTCGTTGGAGCGGGCTTTGACCAATCTCGTCCAGAACGCCATCGACCATGGCGGACGCCAAGGAAGAATCTCTGTGCGTGTCAGCAAGGAGCATTTCGTCGACGTTTCCGACGAAGGCAAAGGCGTCGCCTGGGACGCACGCGAACAAATCTTCGAGCCGTTCAATCGCCTCGGGCCAGATGGCCGCGGCGCCGGACTGGGGCTTAATCTGGTTCGGGAGATCATGGAGCTGCACGGTGGCACCGTCGCTGTCGTCAATGCTGGTTCCAAGGGCGCCTGTGTGAGGATGACCTTTCCCTGCGAAGGGATCGCCGATGGCGGGGCGCAATCGGCCTAG
- a CDS encoding zinc-binding dehydrogenase: MAQWGRAFGTAAILLAKWAGAWVATTVSREEQAEVARAAGADLVLNRHEEDAAQGIRSATGGHGVDRIVDVYTTPEAAMREAAEEVSAYAASGAHAPRIAKAYAPEVAETQESQESGKAIGNVLVRIQNP, encoded by the coding sequence ATGGCGCAATGGGGCCGCGCGTTCGGAACCGCGGCGATCCTTCTTGCGAAATGGGCGGGGGCGTGGGTGGCGACGACGGTGAGCCGCGAGGAGCAGGCTGAGGTCGCGCGAGCGGCCGGGGCCGATCTTGTGCTCAACCGGCACGAAGAGGATGCCGCTCAAGGCATACGATCGGCGACCGGCGGCCACGGCGTCGACCGCATCGTAGACGTCTACACCACGCCGGAAGCCGCGATGCGGGAGGCCGCCGAGGAGGTTTCAGCCTACGCCGCGTCGGGGGCACATGCCCCGCGGATCGCGAAGGCATATGCCCCCGAAGTGGCCGAGACACAAGAGTCCCAGGAGAGCGGCAAGGCTATCGGAAATGTTCTCGTCCGAATTCAGAATCCGTGA
- a CDS encoding peptidoglycan D,D-transpeptidase FtsI family protein translates to MSIIHALGANSGRLIRITFGPGGRERPPVRATGQAKLAKARIMMLAGGLLVCYVAIFARLTYFDMEPRTDTSAIPPDHVSAARPDIVDRNGELLATDIRTVSMFAEPNRVIDPDEAVEKIASIFPDIDRKSLYKKLADRRSHFAWLRRQLTPKEQSEILALGIPAIGFRPEVKRFYPGGRTAAHILGYVDIDNHGVAGMEKYLDMQGLSDLASTGLTSRDQLEPVRLSIDLRVQNIVHDVVSDAIGRYQSQAAGAVILDIHTGEVLAMASAPDFDPNDPQTDVKGWLNRMSNGTDEMGSVFKTFSIAMAIDTGTVKLTDTFDASSPLHYGGFTIHDDRDVPRRVLSIPEIFRYSSNIGTAKMMDKVGMTIQKSYLTRFGLLSKMQTELPEVKAPSQPRVWKKLNSITIAFGHGVATTPMQTAVAGAALIDGGKLIEPTFLPRTQEEAEKTETMIVKKSTSDTIRYLFQLNGEQGSGKPADVPGYHVGGKTGTANKVIHGVYSHKLSFNSFLAAFPMNNPKYVVLAFVDQPLTGQHNLTFATNTAAPMVHDIIAHAAPLLGVEPDFGSNLLAAY, encoded by the coding sequence ATGTCGATCATCCACGCCCTCGGCGCAAATAGCGGTCGCCTCATCAGAATCACCTTTGGTCCTGGGGGCCGCGAGCGCCCGCCGGTGCGCGCGACGGGCCAGGCGAAACTTGCCAAAGCGCGCATCATGATGCTCGCGGGCGGGCTGCTCGTCTGTTATGTGGCGATCTTCGCCAGGCTTACCTATTTCGACATGGAGCCGAGGACCGACACCTCGGCAATTCCTCCGGATCATGTCAGCGCCGCGCGTCCGGATATCGTCGACAGAAACGGCGAATTGCTTGCAACGGATATCCGCACCGTTTCGATGTTTGCGGAGCCTAACCGTGTGATCGATCCGGACGAGGCAGTGGAAAAAATCGCCTCGATCTTTCCCGATATCGACCGCAAATCACTTTATAAGAAGCTTGCCGATCGCCGCTCGCATTTTGCCTGGCTGCGCCGGCAGCTGACACCGAAGGAACAGAGCGAAATCCTGGCACTCGGCATTCCCGCAATCGGATTTCGGCCTGAGGTCAAGCGCTTCTATCCGGGCGGGCGAACCGCTGCCCATATTCTCGGCTATGTCGATATCGACAATCACGGCGTCGCCGGCATGGAGAAATATCTCGACATGCAGGGCCTGTCGGATCTCGCATCAACGGGCCTGACGAGCCGCGACCAACTGGAGCCCGTGCGGCTTTCGATCGACCTGCGCGTTCAGAACATCGTTCACGACGTGGTGTCGGATGCGATCGGCCGCTACCAGAGTCAGGCGGCCGGCGCCGTCATTCTCGACATCCACACCGGCGAAGTCCTGGCCATGGCCTCGGCACCCGACTTCGACCCGAACGATCCGCAGACTGATGTCAAAGGCTGGCTGAACCGCATGTCGAACGGCACCGACGAGATGGGATCGGTTTTCAAGACCTTCTCGATCGCGATGGCCATCGATACCGGCACGGTCAAGCTGACGGACACCTTCGACGCCAGCTCTCCCCTGCACTACGGCGGCTTCACTATCCATGACGATCGCGACGTGCCACGGCGTGTCCTGTCGATCCCGGAAATCTTCCGTTATTCGTCCAACATCGGCACGGCCAAGATGATGGACAAGGTGGGCATGACCATCCAGAAGAGCTACCTGACCCGCTTCGGTCTGCTGTCGAAAATGCAGACGGAACTGCCTGAGGTGAAAGCGCCGAGCCAGCCAAGAGTTTGGAAGAAGCTCAACTCCATAACCATAGCGTTCGGCCACGGCGTCGCCACCACGCCGATGCAAACCGCCGTCGCGGGTGCCGCCCTCATTGACGGCGGCAAGCTGATCGAGCCGACCTTCCTGCCGCGCACGCAGGAAGAGGCGGAAAAGACCGAAACGATGATCGTCAAGAAGAGCACCAGCGACACGATCCGCTACCTCTTCCAGTTGAACGGTGAGCAAGGGTCTGGCAAACCTGCCGACGTCCCCGGCTATCACGTCGGCGGGAAGACCGGCACCGCAAACAAGGTCATCCACGGGGTCTACTCGCACAAGCTCAGCTTCAATTCATTCCTGGCGGCGTTTCCAATGAATAACCCGAAATATGTGGTGCTGGCCTTCGTCGACCAGCCGCTGACAGGCCAACACAATTTAACCTTCGCGACCAACACGGCGGCACCCATGGTTCACGACATCATTGCCCACGCCGCGCCGCTGCTCGGTGTCGAGCCGGATTTCGGATCGAACTTGCTGGCCGCATATTAA
- a CDS encoding aldehyde dehydrogenase family protein, with protein MRDIDKIYIDGQFVTPQANETADLHNPSTEEKIGRVRLGGLQDAQEAVAAAKRAFPAFSRTTKAERIDMLKRLNAAVAARVSDLTEAMALEYGAPQTFTRFAIPHAASSFLTMANVLEGYEFERRMGRARVVMQPVGVAAAITPWNSNIGFITSKLATAIAAGSTIVIKPSEMSAIQTQVLVECLHEAGLPKGVLNIVNGLGNVVGAELSRHPDIAKVTFTGSTAVGREILHGAADTFKRVTLELGGKGPNIILDDADLDVTIPAVLRMGFINSGQACIAGTRVLVPKHRLAEVLGRLKQEVEPFKVGAPDDPDTMIGPMVSQKQYDRVQSYIELGTREGASLLTGGLGRPTGLDRGWFAKPTIFTNVDTRMRIAREEIFGPVLSVIAYSDEGEAVSIANDTQYGLQAYLHGTDTARMQTLADRLECGRVVVNGAPHEPLAPFGGLKQSGIGREYGVFGLEAFLEPKAVVA; from the coding sequence ATGCGCGACATCGACAAAATCTATATCGACGGCCAGTTCGTCACGCCGCAGGCGAACGAGACGGCCGATCTCCACAATCCGTCCACGGAAGAGAAGATCGGCAGGGTTCGCCTCGGCGGTCTCCAAGACGCGCAGGAGGCCGTCGCGGCGGCGAAACGTGCTTTCCCCGCGTTTTCACGTACGACGAAGGCCGAGCGCATCGACATGCTGAAGCGGTTGAACGCCGCCGTTGCCGCCCGCGTCTCCGATCTCACCGAAGCGATGGCACTCGAATACGGCGCTCCGCAGACTTTCACGCGTTTCGCTATTCCCCATGCTGCTTCGAGCTTTCTCACCATGGCGAACGTTCTGGAGGGCTACGAGTTCGAGCGCCGTATGGGTCGAGCGCGCGTGGTCATGCAGCCGGTCGGTGTCGCCGCCGCCATCACGCCGTGGAACAGCAACATCGGCTTCATCACCTCGAAGCTCGCAACCGCCATCGCCGCCGGCTCGACCATCGTCATCAAACCGAGCGAGATGAGCGCGATACAGACGCAGGTCCTGGTCGAATGCCTGCATGAAGCGGGGTTGCCGAAAGGCGTGCTCAACATCGTCAACGGGCTCGGCAATGTCGTCGGCGCGGAACTCAGCCGGCATCCGGATATCGCGAAGGTGACCTTCACCGGATCCACCGCGGTCGGCAGGGAAATCCTGCACGGCGCCGCCGACACCTTCAAGCGCGTCACGCTGGAGCTTGGCGGCAAGGGTCCGAACATCATTCTCGACGACGCCGATCTGGACGTGACCATCCCCGCCGTACTGCGGATGGGCTTCATCAACAGCGGCCAGGCCTGCATTGCCGGCACCCGTGTCCTGGTTCCCAAGCATCGGCTCGCCGAGGTCCTGGGCAGGTTGAAGCAGGAGGTCGAGCCGTTCAAGGTCGGTGCTCCGGACGATCCGGACACGATGATCGGACCAATGGTCAGTCAGAAGCAGTACGACCGCGTCCAGTCCTATATCGAGCTGGGGACACGAGAGGGCGCCAGCCTCCTGACGGGCGGTCTCGGACGGCCTACCGGACTGGATCGTGGCTGGTTCGCAAAGCCGACCATATTCACGAATGTCGACACCCGGATGCGCATCGCCCGCGAAGAAATATTCGGTCCGGTCCTTTCGGTTATCGCCTATAGCGACGAGGGCGAGGCCGTGTCCATCGCGAACGACACCCAGTACGGGCTTCAGGCCTATCTTCACGGCACCGACACCGCACGCATGCAGACGCTCGCGGATCGACTGGAGTGCGGCCGCGTGGTTGTCAATGGCGCGCCGCACGAGCCGCTCGCTCCCTTCGGCGGCTTAAAGCAGTCGGGTATCGGTCGCGAGTATGGCGTGTTCGGCCTCGAGGCGTTCCTGGAACCGAAAGCCGTTGTCGCCTGA
- a CDS encoding IS110 family transposase translates to MADTIARTLGIDISKDRLDVHLLPDGIDKQFLNDAKGLRTLIRWLSPYAPTRIVFEATGAYHRRLERMLATANLPGVKVNPQRLRAFAKACGRLAKTDRIDASVMARFGAVMAPDIRPIRSQALDLLAELLTARRALVKDRSALLHRQKQLTIPLLQRQAEQRLRQVEAQIEAVDAESRRLIAAEPQLQHRFDILTSIPGIGATCAMALIADMPELGTLANKQAASLAGLAPIVRQSGQWRGKSFIQGGRTQLRRALYMPALVAIRFNPDLKSKYQQLTATGKAAKAAITAIMRKLIVLANALIREDRFWTPQQA, encoded by the coding sequence ATGGCTGACACGATAGCACGAACCCTCGGTATCGACATCTCGAAAGATCGCCTCGATGTCCATCTCCTGCCGGATGGCATCGACAAGCAGTTCCTCAACGACGCCAAAGGGCTGCGGACATTGATCCGCTGGCTGTCGCCCTACGCGCCCACCCGCATTGTCTTCGAGGCGACCGGCGCCTACCATCGGCGCCTCGAACGCATGCTGGCAACGGCGAACCTACCTGGCGTCAAGGTGAACCCGCAGCGCCTGCGCGCCTTCGCCAAAGCCTGTGGCCGGCTGGCCAAGACGGATCGCATCGACGCCAGCGTCATGGCTCGGTTCGGCGCAGTGATGGCCCCGGACATCCGGCCGATCCGCAGCCAGGCGCTTGATCTTCTGGCCGAATTGCTGACCGCGCGTCGCGCTCTCGTCAAGGACCGCAGCGCTCTGCTGCATCGGCAGAAGCAACTGACCATCCCCCTGCTGCAGCGCCAGGCCGAGCAGCGGCTGCGGCAGGTCGAGGCTCAAATCGAGGCCGTCGATGCCGAGAGCCGTCGGTTGATCGCCGCCGAGCCGCAATTGCAGCACCGCTTCGACATTCTCACCAGCATTCCGGGCATCGGCGCAACCTGCGCCATGGCGCTGATTGCCGACATGCCGGAACTCGGAACGTTGGCCAACAAACAGGCCGCCAGTCTCGCCGGTCTCGCGCCCATCGTGCGACAGTCCGGCCAATGGAGGGGCAAAAGCTTCATTCAAGGCGGAAGGACCCAGCTTCGGCGCGCCCTCTATATGCCGGCCCTCGTCGCCATCCGCTTCAATCCCGACCTCAAGAGCAAATATCAGCAACTCACCGCAACCGGAAAAGCCGCTAAGGCGGCAATCACCGCCATCATGCGAAAGCTAATCGTCCTCGCAAACGCACTCATCCGGGAGGATCGCTTTTGGACGCCTCAGCAAGCTTGA
- a CDS encoding DUF1684 domain-containing protein: MTEDEQLWEWRRRIADLYYMIRSSSDVVAAWNLWCDTRVSLFRDHPQSPIEAAERQVFEGPTTFPYDPSLRFIVRLEPVTPEQMTVATGADGDLSMHSFARTAGLETKLGGELTLYWIEGYGGGVFLPFVDATSGTETYGGGRYLLDTIKGADLGVAGADGRLVLDFNFSYFPSCAYSSRYVCPLAPSGNRLKGAVRAGERHPISKV; encoded by the coding sequence ATGACAGAAGACGAACAACTTTGGGAATGGCGGCGCAGGATCGCCGACCTTTATTACATGATACGCTCCAGCTCGGACGTCGTTGCTGCCTGGAACCTCTGGTGCGACACGCGTGTATCCCTGTTTCGCGATCATCCTCAGTCGCCGATCGAGGCGGCAGAGCGCCAGGTCTTCGAAGGACCGACAACATTTCCTTATGATCCTTCGTTGCGCTTCATCGTACGGCTTGAGCCGGTCACGCCGGAACAGATGACCGTTGCAACTGGAGCGGATGGCGACCTATCGATGCATTCGTTCGCCCGTACCGCGGGTCTTGAGACCAAATTGGGTGGCGAACTGACGCTTTACTGGATCGAGGGGTACGGCGGTGGTGTGTTCCTGCCCTTTGTCGACGCGACGTCCGGGACCGAAACATATGGCGGCGGGCGATATCTTCTCGACACTATCAAAGGCGCAGATCTGGGCGTTGCCGGCGCAGACGGTAGGCTGGTCCTTGATTTCAACTTCTCCTACTTTCCTTCCTGCGCGTATTCTTCACGATATGTCTGCCCATTGGCACCATCGGGAAATCGATTGAAGGGTGCGGTCAGAGCCGGAGAACGCCATCCGATCTCGAAAGTGTGA
- a CDS encoding alcohol dehydrogenase catalytic domain-containing protein — translation MRAAFYDRQGFAKEVLAVGELPDPQPGAGEVRVRVVASGINPSDIKTRTGFGGKAMPFPRIVPHQDGAGVIDALRPGVPETRRRGLDLHGAMGPRVRNRGDPSCEMGGGVGGDDGEPRGAG, via the coding sequence ATGCGAGCTGCTTTTTACGACCGACAGGGATTTGCGAAGGAGGTGTTGGCTGTCGGCGAGCTGCCCGATCCGCAGCCGGGAGCCGGAGAGGTCCGGGTGAGGGTGGTCGCCTCTGGCATCAATCCTTCCGACATCAAGACGCGGACCGGATTTGGCGGCAAGGCCATGCCGTTCCCCCGGATCGTACCGCATCAGGACGGCGCGGGGGTCATCGACGCCTTACGGCCAGGCGTGCCCGAGACACGGCGAAGGGGTCTGGATCTACATGGCGCAATGGGGCCGCGCGTTCGGAACCGCGGCGATCCTTCTTGCGAAATGGGCGGGGGCGTGGGTGGCGACGACGGTGAGCCGCGAGGAGCAGGCTGA
- a CDS encoding response regulator transcription factor: MRVLLVEDEKPMAAVLRNGLVRQGMVVDDVATLVDADAALYDNVYDAVVLDRRLPDGDGLSLVKSLRARGDTVPVLVLTAKGDLLDRIAGLDSGADDYLGKPFSFEELLARLRALLRRPANLQPDIVRLGRLSFDFGHREAHVEAVPLRMPRRELLVLEALMRRMGRMVLREMLMEAVFGMNDEIESNALDTHISRLRRKLTDAHADVAINGIRGVGYLISETA, from the coding sequence ATGCGGGTGCTTCTGGTCGAGGACGAAAAACCAATGGCTGCCGTCTTGCGCAATGGACTTGTGCGCCAAGGTATGGTCGTGGACGATGTGGCGACCCTCGTGGATGCCGACGCTGCTCTTTACGACAACGTCTACGACGCAGTGGTGCTGGATCGCAGATTGCCTGACGGCGACGGCCTGTCGCTGGTCAAATCACTGCGCGCCAGAGGCGATACCGTACCCGTGCTTGTATTGACCGCGAAGGGGGACCTGCTTGACCGGATCGCCGGCCTCGATAGCGGCGCGGACGACTATCTTGGCAAACCCTTTTCTTTTGAAGAGCTCCTGGCCCGGCTGCGCGCGCTCCTGCGCCGCCCTGCCAATCTGCAGCCTGATATCGTTAGGTTGGGCCGCTTGTCATTCGATTTCGGGCATCGTGAGGCACATGTCGAAGCCGTCCCTCTGCGCATGCCGCGCCGGGAACTGCTTGTGCTCGAAGCGCTGATGAGGCGGATGGGGCGGATGGTACTGCGCGAGATGTTGATGGAAGCAGTCTTCGGCATGAACGACGAGATCGAATCGAATGCACTCGATACACATATCTCCCGCCTGCGCCGTAAGCTCACCGACGCCCATGCGGACGTTGCAATTAACGGCATCCGCGGTGTCGGCTATCTGATCAGCGAGACGGCGTGA
- a CDS encoding IS5 family transposase (programmed frameshift) translates to MDIDRLSAEQWSRIEPFVPGGRKGRRGPRSNNRRFVEALVWMARSGGRWRDLPEGYGNYQTVKRRYYRWIEMGVLESLFEALAREADLDWVSIDSTSIRAQPQAAGARRKKGGADAQGLGRSRGGLGTKIHAVVDALGLPVRFVLAPGHRGDVIYGKELLHGLNPSHVIADRAYDAEHFHDTILDAGAVPVIPPRPGRRRPHVCNWGLYKERNLVERFFAKLKQFRRVATQYDKLLVNFRGFVIIAAIAIWLK, encoded by the exons ATGGATATCGATAGGCTCAGTGCGGAACAGTGGTCTCGGATCGAGCCGTTTGTGCCGGGAGGACGCAAGGGGCGTCGTGGTCCGCGCTCCAATAACAGGCGGTTCGTCGAGGCGCTGGTCTGGATGGCCCGCTCTGGTGGACGTTGGCGTGATTTACCCGAAGGTTATGGCAACTACCAGACCGTCAAGCGGCGCTATTACCGCTGGATCGAGATGGGTGTCCTCGAAAGTTTGTTCGAGGCGTTAGCGCGAGAAGCGGACCTTGACTGGGTCTCGATCGATTCCACCTCCATCCGTGCCCAGCCTCAAGCCGCTGGCGCCCGGCGAA AAAAGGGGGGAGCGGACGCCCAGGGCCTTGGCCGCTCACGCGGCGGGCTAGGCACCAAGATCCACGCCGTCGTGGATGCTTTGGGGCTACCGGTGCGCTTCGTACTTGCACCGGGACACCGTGGCGATGTGATTTATGGCAAGGAATTGCTCCATGGCCTCAATCCCAGCCACGTCATCGCCGACCGAGCCTATGATGCCGAACACTTCCACGACACCATTCTGGACGCCGGCGCTGTTCCGGTCATTCCACCACGACCCGGGCGACGACGCCCGCATGTCTGCAATTGGGGCCTCTACAAGGAACGCAACCTCGTGGAGCGCTTCTTTGCAAAGCTCAAGCAATTCCGTCGCGTGGCTACCCAATACGACAAACTCCTCGTCAACTTCAGAGGGTTCGTCATCATCGCTGCAATTGCAATCTGGCTCAAATAG